A genomic window from Variovorax paradoxus includes:
- a CDS encoding ABC transporter permease, which translates to MSLIASLGAIEIGLIFGLVALGVFMSFRIINFPDLTVDGSFPLGAAVAATLIVAGWNPVAATAVACVAGAASGWVTAWLNVKLKIMQLLASILVMIALYSINLRVMGKPNVALITEPTVFSMVDFGGMPEQWAKPLLLLLIVIVAKVLVDMFFASEAGLAMRATGGNARMARAQGISTDFHTMAGLALSNALVALAGALFAQSQGTADISMGVGTIVIGLAAVIIGETLLPARSMVITTLACVLGALLYRFFIAMALNTDFMGLQAQDLNLVTAMLVAFALLVPAYKRKLGGLFKGKN; encoded by the coding sequence ATGTCGCTCATCGCTTCGCTGGGCGCCATCGAGATCGGTCTGATATTCGGACTGGTCGCGCTGGGCGTCTTCATGTCGTTTCGCATCATCAACTTTCCCGACCTCACGGTGGACGGCAGCTTTCCGCTGGGCGCCGCCGTGGCCGCGACGCTGATCGTCGCGGGCTGGAACCCGGTGGCCGCCACCGCGGTGGCCTGCGTGGCCGGCGCCGCCTCGGGCTGGGTCACGGCCTGGCTCAACGTGAAGCTGAAGATCATGCAGTTGCTCGCGAGCATCCTGGTGATGATCGCGCTGTACTCCATCAACCTGCGCGTGATGGGCAAGCCCAACGTGGCGCTCATCACCGAGCCGACCGTGTTCAGCATGGTCGACTTCGGCGGCATGCCCGAACAGTGGGCCAAGCCGCTGTTGCTGCTGCTGATCGTGATCGTCGCGAAGGTCCTGGTCGACATGTTCTTCGCCTCGGAAGCGGGGCTCGCGATGCGCGCCACCGGCGGCAATGCGCGCATGGCGCGGGCCCAGGGCATTTCCACCGACTTCCACACCATGGCGGGCCTGGCGCTGTCGAACGCGCTGGTGGCGCTGGCCGGCGCGCTGTTCGCGCAGAGCCAGGGCACGGCCGACATCTCGATGGGCGTGGGCACGATCGTGATCGGCCTGGCCGCGGTGATCATCGGCGAGACGCTGTTGCCCGCGCGAAGCATGGTCATCACCACGCTGGCCTGCGTGCTGGGTGCGCTGCTGTATCGCTTTTTCATCGCGATGGCGCTGAACACCGACTTCATGGGCCTGCAGGCGCAAGACCTGAACCTGGTGACGGCCATGCTGGTGGCGTTCGCACTGCTGGTGCCGGCCTACAAGCGCAAGCTGGGCGGGCTTTTCAAGGGGAAGAACTGA
- a CDS encoding ABC transporter substrate-binding protein — MLAAAPSFAADTKSVAVTAIVEHPALDAVRDGVKAELKAAGYEEGKNLKFSYQSAQGNVGTAAQIARKYVGDAPDAIVAIATPSAQAVVAATKTIPVVYSAITDPVAAKLVKNWEPSGTNVTGVSDLSPLEKHVGLIKQVVPNAKRIGVIYSPGEANSVAIVASLKKAAADAGMTVVEAAAARTVDVPTAAQSLVGKADVIYTPTDNNVVSAFEGIVKVAQQAKLPVVAADTATVERGAVAALGLNYSDIGRQTGKIVVRILKGEKPGTIASQTSTNFELVVNPGAAKLQGVTLSESLLKTAKVVSTK, encoded by the coding sequence ATGCTGGCCGCCGCGCCTTCGTTCGCGGCCGACACCAAGTCGGTGGCCGTGACCGCCATCGTCGAGCACCCGGCGCTGGACGCCGTGCGCGACGGCGTGAAGGCCGAGCTGAAGGCGGCCGGCTACGAAGAAGGCAAGAACCTCAAGTTCAGCTACCAGAGCGCGCAGGGCAACGTAGGCACCGCCGCCCAGATCGCCCGCAAGTACGTGGGCGATGCGCCTGACGCGATCGTCGCCATTGCCACGCCATCGGCGCAGGCCGTGGTGGCCGCCACCAAGACGATTCCGGTGGTGTATTCGGCAATCACCGACCCGGTGGCCGCCAAGCTGGTGAAGAACTGGGAGCCCTCGGGCACCAACGTGACGGGCGTGTCGGACCTGTCGCCGCTCGAAAAGCACGTCGGCCTGATCAAGCAGGTGGTGCCGAACGCCAAGCGCATCGGCGTGATCTACAGCCCCGGTGAAGCCAACTCGGTGGCCATCGTCGCCTCCCTGAAGAAGGCCGCCGCCGACGCCGGCATGACCGTGGTCGAAGCCGCCGCCGCCCGCACGGTGGACGTGCCGACCGCCGCCCAGAGCCTGGTCGGCAAGGCCGACGTGATCTACACGCCCACCGACAACAACGTGGTCTCGGCCTTCGAAGGCATCGTGAAGGTGGCGCAGCAGGCCAAGCTGCCGGTGGTGGCGGCCGACACGGCCACCGTGGAGCGCGGCGCCGTTGCGGCACTGGGCCTGAACTACAGCGACATCGGCCGCCAGACCGGCAAGATCGTGGTGCGCATCCTCAAGGGTGAAAAGCCCGGCACCATCGCCTCGCAGACCAGCACCAACTTCGAGCTGGTGGTGAACCCCGGCGCGGCCAAACTGCAGGGCGTGACGCTGTCCGAATCGCTGCTGAAGACCGCCAAGGTCGTGAGCACGAAGTAA
- a CDS encoding Lrp/AsnC family transcriptional regulator: MNLVHWEKKLHDIALDRIDRKILEHLQVHGRASNLELAEVANLSPAQCLRRHRRLEELGLINGYAARLNARHIGLGVIAFIHVTMARGHVDELPKFQDLIADLKQILECYSVTGDFDYVLKVVAQDLEALSQFLMHTLMHMPGVSAVRSSVCLNEIKFTTALPLE; this comes from the coding sequence ATGAATTTGGTGCATTGGGAGAAGAAATTGCATGACATCGCACTGGACCGGATCGACCGGAAGATTCTTGAGCACCTGCAGGTGCATGGCCGTGCATCCAATCTCGAACTGGCCGAGGTGGCCAATCTCTCGCCGGCGCAATGCCTGCGGCGCCACCGGCGGCTGGAAGAACTGGGGCTCATCAACGGCTACGCGGCGCGCCTGAACGCGCGCCACATCGGGCTGGGCGTGATCGCCTTCATCCATGTGACCATGGCGCGCGGCCATGTCGACGAACTGCCCAAGTTCCAGGACCTGATCGCCGACCTGAAGCAGATCCTGGAGTGCTACTCGGTGACGGGCGACTTCGACTACGTGCTCAAGGTCGTCGCGCAAGACCTGGAGGCGCTCTCGCAGTTCCTGATGCACACGCTGATGCACATGCCCGGCGTGTCGGCGGTGCGTTCGAGCGTGTGCCTCAACGAGATCAAGTTCACCACGGCGCTGCCGCTGGAGTAG
- a CDS encoding DUF3772 domain-containing protein, translated as MSWTLRFASFCLAALCMCGGASAQPDLGGNANSAAAAAAAPAPTVAELREQFTKLSTAAETDEDARKLLAQINDIGTQADKFVTARTGELADLNARLGELGNPPAAGATEDPDITRQRARLTKERNALDADIRLARLLSVDVRQRGTELVTQRRALFEAQLTERAASPLTAEFWNDLREAWPDDKARLKAMVSSVNDGLVAATQPETRLQVIAALVAALLLAVFGNWAAEVLLTRLAARVLPAGRLRRSVLVIGIVASHVLLVAVAAHGFVEVLKQFATWEPQARKVLNSTAQALVFMAFVIGLGRGLLATRRPSWRLPPIPDAMATRLAALPWLVALVAALAWTPAEVNALIDASFAAVVATHVLTALVLTALVATVLYVVKPLRADAAEAGLPERPMWVGLLVALIGALMIAIWVLVAVGYVALASFLASQLTWSGIVAAAFYVLFKFADDVFMATVSSRAAFGQRLQKSFNLAPQTLDQVATVLSALSRVALFFYMLIALAAPLGTGPGEVFQRSGKFGTGVKVGEFQLVPGAILSAIAVAVVGFVVLRIFKRWLERAYLPNTKFEPGMQSSITTLLGYVGGIMVVAFALSALGIGIERIAWVASALSVGIGFGLQAIVQNFISGLILLAEQPVKVGDWVVLGTAEGDVRRINVRATEIQLGDRSTLIVPNSEFITKTVRNMTLANAEGRVLIRLPMPLTTDAQRVRDLILAACKAHEGVLETPAPSLTLEGIENGLLIFQAIAYVASPRLAGGVRSDLLFVILDELKKASLPMATPTTFMMAPTEPAAAAPAPATSNSPIPGMPS; from the coding sequence GCGAGCAGTTCACCAAGCTCAGCACCGCCGCCGAGACCGACGAGGACGCGCGCAAGCTGCTCGCGCAGATCAACGACATCGGCACCCAGGCCGACAAGTTCGTCACCGCGCGCACCGGTGAGCTTGCCGACCTGAACGCCCGGCTCGGCGAGCTCGGCAACCCGCCCGCCGCGGGCGCCACCGAAGACCCCGACATCACCCGCCAGCGCGCGCGCCTGACCAAGGAGCGCAACGCGCTGGACGCCGACATCCGCCTTGCGCGCCTGCTGTCGGTCGACGTACGGCAGCGCGGCACCGAGCTGGTCACGCAGCGCCGGGCGCTGTTCGAGGCGCAGCTCACCGAGCGCGCGGCCTCACCGCTGACCGCCGAGTTCTGGAACGACCTGCGCGAGGCCTGGCCCGACGACAAGGCACGGCTGAAGGCGATGGTGTCCTCGGTGAACGACGGCCTGGTGGCCGCGACGCAACCCGAAACGCGCCTGCAGGTGATCGCGGCCCTGGTCGCAGCGCTGCTGCTGGCGGTGTTCGGCAACTGGGCGGCCGAAGTCCTGCTCACCCGGCTGGCCGCGCGCGTCCTGCCGGCGGGGCGGCTGCGGCGCTCGGTGCTGGTGATCGGCATCGTCGCGAGCCATGTGCTGCTCGTGGCCGTGGCCGCGCACGGCTTCGTCGAGGTGCTGAAACAATTCGCCACCTGGGAGCCGCAGGCGCGCAAGGTGCTCAATTCGACGGCGCAGGCGCTGGTGTTCATGGCCTTCGTGATCGGGCTGGGCCGCGGGCTGCTGGCCACGCGCCGGCCCTCATGGCGCTTGCCGCCGATTCCCGACGCCATGGCCACCCGGCTCGCCGCCCTGCCCTGGCTGGTGGCGCTGGTGGCCGCGCTGGCATGGACTCCGGCGGAGGTCAACGCGCTGATCGACGCGAGCTTCGCCGCCGTGGTGGCCACGCACGTGCTCACGGCGCTGGTGCTGACGGCGCTGGTCGCCACGGTGCTCTATGTCGTGAAGCCGCTGCGCGCCGATGCGGCCGAGGCCGGCCTGCCCGAGCGGCCGATGTGGGTCGGCCTGCTGGTAGCGCTGATCGGCGCGCTGATGATCGCGATCTGGGTGCTGGTGGCCGTCGGCTACGTAGCGCTGGCGAGCTTCCTGGCCTCGCAGCTCACCTGGAGCGGCATCGTGGCTGCCGCTTTCTACGTGCTGTTCAAGTTCGCGGACGACGTGTTCATGGCCACGGTGTCGTCGCGTGCCGCCTTCGGCCAGCGACTGCAAAAGAGCTTCAACCTCGCGCCGCAGACGCTGGACCAGGTCGCCACGGTGCTGTCGGCGCTGAGCCGGGTGGCGCTGTTCTTCTACATGTTGATAGCGCTGGCCGCGCCGCTGGGCACGGGGCCGGGCGAGGTGTTCCAGCGCAGCGGCAAGTTCGGCACCGGCGTGAAGGTGGGCGAGTTCCAGCTGGTGCCGGGCGCGATCCTGAGCGCGATCGCGGTGGCGGTGGTGGGCTTCGTCGTGCTGCGGATCTTCAAGCGCTGGCTCGAAAGAGCCTACCTGCCGAACACGAAGTTCGAGCCGGGCATGCAGAGCTCCATCACCACGCTGCTGGGCTACGTGGGCGGCATCATGGTGGTGGCGTTCGCGCTTTCCGCACTGGGCATCGGCATCGAGCGCATCGCGTGGGTGGCGAGCGCGCTGTCGGTGGGTATCGGCTTCGGCCTGCAGGCGATCGTGCAGAACTTCATCTCGGGGCTGATCCTGCTGGCCGAGCAGCCGGTGAAGGTGGGCGACTGGGTGGTGCTGGGCACGGCGGAGGGCGACGTGCGGCGCATCAACGTGCGCGCCACCGAAATCCAGCTGGGCGACCGCTCGACGCTGATCGTGCCGAACTCGGAGTTCATCACCAAGACCGTGCGCAACATGACGCTGGCCAACGCCGAGGGCCGCGTGCTGATCCGCCTGCCGATGCCGCTGACCACCGACGCGCAGCGCGTGCGCGATCTGATCCTCGCGGCCTGCAAGGCGCACGAAGGCGTGCTGGAAACCCCGGCGCCGTCGCTCACGCTCGAGGGCATCGAGAACGGGCTGCTGATCTTCCAGGCGATCGCCTATGTAGCGAGCCCCCGGCTCGCGGGCGGCGTGCGCAGCGACCTGCTGTTCGTGATCCTCGACGAACTGAAGAAGGCCTCGCTGCCAATGGCCACGCCGACCACTTTCATGATGGCGCCCACCGAGCCCGCCGCGGCCGCACCGGCGCCTGCGACGTCGAATTCGCCCATTCCCGGTATGCCGAGCTGA